One Hypomesus transpacificus isolate Combined female chromosome 21, fHypTra1, whole genome shotgun sequence genomic region harbors:
- the LOC124483728 gene encoding uncharacterized protein LOC124483728, with protein MLLRLSIRQDQAKKTTREKYFFGQDIVFSPLIKDLKDLEDSGIVLKNGKVIRGCVEKGTAFYVDDYNESIKAATAPYNFPHDTTVVTNAVTVKGTKYKKGMHVVLERDDEGIHMEPEIFFRSTIEEPLSSESTDTSTTPSLPSSNSSSMNLNLNAWPENLIVPWNQMPAGIRTAIAQEKRPSAKDRRGMVLIITDKMRLTELNPSKSQCLTVAKMIVKQHPGSFADVMRYGTIIGSGYGSLLTQLQTRVEHVNRGSSLSRRRMQKRVPNSAANIPRGPVDQYGCVRWQPDCPQGETDESLKEKQNEMKDLYHVEGPAGADRGYWNVLVLDKMEGAMEKKGKLILHFFEQKPAGTNADEVKPILGMYNLEEKCDPWPVIILLLMAHFKETPEALLLQADVLATAADVEQTLQLPDSPRLIVLGGELLTATVWMLSIEGQVVVPPHSNFVAGMAALFSSYYNFNLVNQEQACCTLEFIQRCFIRLNPSSGTKATKMVTQKSGKVQEKKRNSINPHVSSLLKRVMDFEWLIL; from the exons ATGCTTTTGAGGTTGTCAATCCGCCAGGATCAGGCCAAAAAAACCACAAG GGAAAAATACTTTTTCGGACAGGACATAGTTTTCAGTCCACTGATAAAAGATCTCAAGGATCTTGAGGACAGTGGTATTGTTTTGAAGAATGGCAAAGTTATTCGAGGTTGT GTTGAGAAAGGAACAGCATTCTATGTTGATGACTACAATGAGAGCATCAAGGCAGCAACTGCACCATATAACTTCCCCCATGACACTACTGTAGTGACTAATGCTGTCACTGTCAAAGGGACAAAGTACAAAAAAGGAATGCATGTGGTTCTAGAACGAGATGATGAGGGCATTCACATGG AACCAGAGATTTTCTTCAGATCCACTATAGAGGAACCTCTATCTTCTGAATCGACCGACACCTCCACCACTCCAAGTTTGCCTAGCAGTAATAGCTCCAGTATGAATTTGAATTTAAATGCCTGGCCTGAGAACTTAATTGTTCCATGGAACCAAATGCCTGCTGGTATAAGGACCGCCATTGCACAGGAGAAACGTCCATCTGCTAAAGACCGCAGGGGAATGGTTCTAATCATCACAGATAAAATGAGGCTGACTGAATTAAATCCGTCAAAATCTCAGTGCCTGACAGTGGCCAAGATGATTGTAAAGCAGCATCCTGGAAGCTTTGCTGATGTCATGAGATATGGCACCATAATTGGAAGTGGCTATGGATCCCTTTTGACTCAATTACAAACACGAGTAGAACATGTTAATCGTGGAAGTTCTCTCTCTAGACGAAGGATGCAGAAACGGGTTCCAAATTCAGCTGCAAACATACCTAGAGGACCAGTTGACCAATATGGATGTGTGAGATGGCAGCCTGACTGTCCACAAGGGGAAACTGACGAGAGTCTCAAAGAGAAGCAGAATGAAATGAAAGACCTCTACCATGTCGAGGGTCCAGCTGGTGCAGACAGGGGATATTGGA ACGTTCTTGTCCTGGATAAGATGGAGGGGGCTATGGAAAAAAAGGGGAAGCTGATCCTTCATTTTTTCGAACAGAAGCCAGCAGGGACTAATGCAGATGAGGTAAAGCCCATCCTAGGGATGTACAACCTAGAAGAAAAGTGTGATCCGTGGCCAGTCATAATCCTCCTGCTTATGGCACACTTCAAAGAAACACCGGAGGCACTCCTTCTGCAGGCAGAT GTGTTGGCAACAGCAGCTGACGTTGAACAAACACTGCAGCTTCCTGACTCTCCAAGACTGATTGTCTTAGGTG gTGAATTGCTCACAGCAACCGTTTGGATGCTGAGCATCGAGGGTCAGGTGGTTGTGCCTCCACATTCCAACTTTGTGGCTGGAATGGCAGCTTTGTTTTCTAGCTACTACAACTTTAATCTGGTGAACCAGGAGCAAGCATGTTGCACACTGGAATTCATTCAAAG ATGCTTCATCAGACTTAACCCCTCCAGTGGGACCAAGGCAACCAAGATGGTGACCCAAAAAAGTGGGAAGgtacaggagaagaagagaaactcCATTAACCCTCACGTCTCTTCTTTACTCAAGCGGGTAATGGACTTTGAATGGCTTATATTGTAA